A region from the Actinomycetes bacterium genome encodes:
- the ligD gene encoding non-homologous end-joining DNA ligase, whose amino-acid sequence MPAGAARSPAVEVEVGDRDVRITNPDRVYFPASGATKLDLVRYYLAVGDGIVNALRERPCMLHRFPTGVEGDKVHQKRLPAGAPPWVETVRVFFPRFNRTADELCVTELASVIWAVQMSTVEFHPWNSRRADTEKPDEWRIDLDPMPKCDFAGVRRVAHVAHEVLDELGATGWPKTSGGKGMHIYVRIEPRWGFHDVRRAALAFAREVERRAPDLVTTAWWRRDRDPGDLFIDYNQNARDHTIACAYSVRGNALATVSAPVEWSEIDDVLPDDLTIATVPARFAEKGDLHAGIDGAVFDLEHLLDWADRDERDVREVPQEPQG is encoded by the coding sequence ATGCCAGCGGGCGCAGCGAGGTCGCCGGCGGTCGAGGTGGAGGTCGGCGACCGCGACGTGCGGATCACCAACCCCGACCGGGTCTACTTCCCGGCGTCGGGCGCGACCAAGCTCGACCTGGTCCGCTACTACCTTGCCGTCGGCGACGGCATCGTCAACGCCCTGCGAGAGCGGCCCTGCATGCTGCACCGGTTCCCCACCGGGGTCGAGGGAGACAAGGTCCACCAGAAGCGGCTCCCGGCCGGAGCCCCGCCGTGGGTCGAGACGGTGCGGGTCTTCTTCCCGCGGTTCAACCGGACGGCCGACGAGCTGTGCGTGACCGAGCTGGCCAGTGTCATCTGGGCGGTCCAGATGTCGACGGTGGAGTTCCACCCCTGGAACAGCCGTCGGGCAGACACGGAGAAGCCCGACGAGTGGCGCATCGACCTGGACCCGATGCCGAAGTGCGACTTCGCGGGAGTGCGCCGGGTCGCCCACGTCGCCCACGAGGTGCTCGACGAGCTGGGCGCGACCGGCTGGCCGAAGACCAGCGGCGGCAAGGGGATGCACATCTATGTCCGGATCGAGCCGCGATGGGGCTTCCATGACGTCCGCCGGGCGGCGCTGGCGTTCGCGCGCGAGGTGGAGCGGCGGGCACCCGACCTGGTGACGACGGCATGGTGGCGGCGCGACCGGGACCCGGGGGACCTCTTCATCGACTACAACCAGAACGCCCGCGACCACACCATCGCGTGCGCCTACAGCGTCCGCGGTAACGCGCTCGCGACGGTGTCCGCGCCGGTGGAGTGGAGCGAGATCGACGACGTCCTCCCCGACGACCTCACCATCGCGACGGTGCCGGCGCGGTTCGCGGAGAAGGGGGACCTGCATGCCGGCATCGACGGCGCGGTCTTCGACCTCGAGCATCTGCTGGACTGGGCCGACCGCGACGAGCGAGACGTCCGCGAGGTGCCACAAGAGCCGCAGGGGTGA
- a CDS encoding glyoxalase superfamily protein, whose translation MEIKLELVFVPVTDVDRAKAFYVDKVGFHADFDQRVSDELRFVQLTPPGSACSIAFGTGLGLDMAPGTQKGLQCVVADADAARAELVDQGVDASDVDEQAWGRFVYFADPDGNSWSYQQIVRPGG comes from the coding sequence ATGGAGATCAAGCTGGAGCTCGTGTTCGTGCCCGTCACCGATGTCGACCGCGCCAAGGCGTTCTACGTCGACAAGGTCGGGTTCCACGCCGACTTCGACCAGAGGGTGAGCGACGAACTGCGCTTCGTGCAGCTGACGCCGCCGGGGTCGGCGTGCTCGATCGCGTTCGGCACCGGGCTGGGCCTCGACATGGCGCCGGGCACCCAGAAGGGGCTGCAGTGTGTCGTGGCCGACGCCGACGCCGCCCGCGCAGAGCTGGTGGACCAGGGTGTCGACGCCAGCGACGTGGACGAGCAGGCCTGGGGCCGCTTCGTCTACTTCGCCGACCCCGACGGCAACAGCTGGTCCTACCAGCAGATCGTGCGGCCCGGCGGGTGA
- a CDS encoding SHOCT domain-containing protein, which produces MPGLIRGVARTAAIAGTATAVSNRVSRRQAGRWQAQEQEQQQQQYEQQQQYAAPAPPPAAPSMDDKIAQLKELGVLKEQGVLTEIEFEVQKNKILNG; this is translated from the coding sequence ATGCCAGGACTGATCAGGGGCGTCGCCCGGACGGCCGCCATCGCCGGGACCGCGACCGCGGTGTCGAACCGGGTCTCGCGGCGGCAGGCGGGGCGGTGGCAGGCCCAGGAGCAGGAGCAGCAGCAGCAGCAGTACGAACAGCAGCAGCAGTACGCCGCGCCTGCCCCGCCGCCGGCCGCCCCGAGCATGGACGACAAGATCGCTCAGCTCAAGGAGCTCGGCGTGCTCAAGGAGCAGGGTGTCCTGACGGAGATCGAGTTCGAGGTGCAGAAGAACAAGATCCTCAACGGCTGA
- a CDS encoding DUF6325 family protein encodes MTEVIAEIGPVDYLVVEFPGNKMTGDGLPLLVDLHDRGIIRILDLVFVRKDLDGSISGLAIADLDADGELDVAIFEGVRSGLIGEDDVDEASHALEPGNSAGILLYANTWAAPFAAALLRGGAQVVASGRIPAEDLVAALDSADQSA; translated from the coding sequence ATGACTGAGGTCATCGCGGAGATCGGCCCGGTCGACTACCTGGTGGTCGAGTTCCCCGGCAACAAGATGACCGGGGACGGGCTCCCGCTCCTGGTGGATCTCCATGACCGCGGCATCATCCGGATCCTGGACCTGGTGTTCGTCCGCAAGGACCTCGACGGCAGCATCTCCGGCTTGGCGATCGCCGATCTCGACGCCGACGGTGAGCTGGACGTCGCGATCTTCGAAGGCGTCCGCTCCGGGCTCATCGGCGAGGACGACGTCGACGAGGCTTCCCATGCCCTCGAGCCCGGAAACTCGGCCGGCATCCTGCTGTACGCGAACACCTGGGCGGCCCCGTTCGCCGCCGCCCTGCTGCGCGGAGGGGCCCAGGTGGTCGCCAGTGGCCGGATCCCGGCGGAAGACCTGGTAGCCGCACTCGACTCGGCCGACCAGTCCGCGTGA